TTATGTTGGTGGCGAGGCATACAACAACTGGACCTTAGGAGGTGAGTTGAGGCCTTCTTTACTTGGTCTGAAGCACCTAAAGTACCTGGACCTAAGCATGAACAATTTTGGAGGCATTAGTATTCCAGAATTCATGGGGTCATTCCATAATCTCCAATATCTTATCCTCTCCAGTGCTGGATTGGGTGGACTCCTACCTCACCAGCTGGGAAATCTCTCCAATCTGCAGTATCTAGACTTAAACAATGACATTTTTGTGGCTCCGGTCCATGAATTTAGAATTGGTGATGCACTCTGGATTTCTCACCTTTCTTCTCTAAAGCATCTCAACCTGAAGAATGTTAAGTTTCAAAATGGTACTCACTGGCTGGAAGCTCTGAACATGCTTCCTTCTATTGTGGAGATATACTTATCTGACTGTGCAATTCAAAGTGTTCCCCTCTCTCTTCCACATGTGAACTTTACATCACTGTCTGTTCTTGATTTGTCGGATAATCTCATTGACTCTACGATACCCTCTTGGTTATCCAACATAAGTGGCCTTGAGTACCTTGATATCAGTTGGAACAGCCTTCAGGGTAATATTCCACCAGCCTTTGGTAACTTGGCTTCCCTCAAGAGCCTTCATTTAGATAACAATCATCTTCAAGGAGGAATACCCACTTCCTTCAAAAATCTGTGCAGGCTGCAGAATTTAATACTGTCCGGCATCAATATCAGCAAAGATTTGTTAGAACTCGATGAAATTTTCTCTGGTTGCATCAAGATGAGCTTAGAGAGCCTGGACTTATCCGAAACGAATATTCGTGGGCAGCTGCCTGAATGGTTATTCCAACTCAGGAAGCTTAAAGTACTCAATTTGGGGTTGAATCTGATTTCTGGTCCTATTCCTGTATCAATTGGacaactagcatcactccaaGAGCTCTCTCTTCCTCAAAATCAGTTGAACGAAACAATACCAGAAAGTGTCTGGTGGCTATCTCAGCTAGTCGTTTTGGACCTTGGGTACAACAATTTGAAGGGTGTAATGTCTGAGGCGCATTTTGGAAACCTCACAGAATTGAAATATTTGTCTTTGTCGTCCAACTCCTTGACTCTAAAGGTCAAAAGCAATTGGCTTCCTCCCTTCCGGCTAGAATCCCTTCGGATGGACTCCTGCAAACTGGGTCCTGAGTTCCCTGCATGGCTCCAGTCGCAAATAAATATTTCAGAAATTGTTATGCCTAATGCTAGTATTATTGATGCTATGCCAGACTGGTTTTGGAGCTTAATTTCCACAGCAGCGTACGTGAGTGTCTCCGGCAATCAGATCAGTGGCCACGTACCCAATTTATTTCATTTAAACAACCTCTACCAGTTGGATTTAAGTTCAAACTACTTCGAGGGTCCTCTTCCATATTTTCCTTCTAGAatgtattttttagatttttcaaatAATTCATTCTCGGGAACAATTTCACTTGACATCATCATGAATATGCCTGACCTCATATATTTATcgctttcaaaaaataatttaagtgGTGAAATTCCCTTCTCTGTATGCCAACTGCAGGCCTTATGGGTTCTTGatctttcaaaaaatatgttGTCAGGAGAGATCCCCAATTGATGGAATAATTCTTCCAGTATCAAAGATATGGATTTTTCAAGCAACAACATATCTGGAGTTATTCCGGAGACAATATGTTCCATAGAATCGCTTCTGTCATTGCACTTGGGCAGTAATAGTTTATCTGGAGAGTTGCCTTTGTCATCGAAAGGTTGTACGAAATTAGTCCTTCTTGATGCTggacataatgatttgaaaggtGAAATTCCAACTTGGATTGGTGAAAGTTTAACTAGTCTGAGGTTCCTCAATCTACGATCAAATATGTTGGACAGAGAtattactccaaatctttcaaagtTAAGTGCTCTCCAATTTCTCGACCTCGCAGATAATAAGTTGTCGGGAACTATTCCAAGGAGCTTTGGAAATTTTACTGCCATGAAAATTATTGGAAAATTTTCAAATTGGATAACAGATTATAAGGAGCAGATGCTTATAACAACTAAAGGAAACACTCGAATGATAACAGGTTATATGGAGCAGGAGAAGATGTTTATAACAACTAAAGGAATCACTCGAGTCTACGATGAGTTGCTTTCACTTATGAAAATCTTGGATCTCTCAAACAATA
The DNA window shown above is from Musa acuminata AAA Group cultivar baxijiao chromosome BXJ2-4, Cavendish_Baxijiao_AAA, whole genome shotgun sequence and carries:
- the LOC135608812 gene encoding receptor-like protein EIX1, with the protein product MATDNVYVLFFLLAFLCIQLIKPNVCDGALTSGCIPAERSALLEFKRGLKDPTNRLSSWVGEDCCKWEGVTCSNHTGHVVKLDLHNPHPLSYVGGEAYNNWTLGGELRPSLLGLKHLKYLDLSMNNFGGISIPEFMGSFHNLQYLILSSAGLGGLLPHQLGNLSNLQYLDLNNDIFVAPVHEFRIGDALWISHLSSLKHLNLKNVKFQNGTHWLEALNMLPSIVEIYLSDCAIQSVPLSLPHVNFTSLSVLDLSDNLIDSTIPSWLSNISGLEYLDISWNSLQGNIPPAFGNLASLKSLHLDNNHLQGGIPTSFKNLCRLQNLILSGINISKDLLELDEIFSGCIKMSLESLDLSETNIRGQLPEWLFQLRKLKVLNLGLNLISGPIPVSIGQLASLQELSLPQNQLNETIPESVWWLSQLVVLDLGYNNLKGVMSEAHFGNLTELKYLSLSSNSLTLKVKSNWLPPFRLESLRMDSCKLGPEFPAWLQSQINISEIVMPNASIIDAMPDWFWSLISTAAYVSVSGNQISGHVPNLFHLNNLYQLDLSSNYFEGPLPYFPSRMYFLDFSNNSFSGTISLDIIMNMPDLIYLSLSKNNLSGEIPFSVCQLQALWVLDLSKNMLSGEIPN